The Streptomyces nitrosporeus genome includes a window with the following:
- a CDS encoding ABC transporter ATP-binding protein: MSDVNKNGSPAPDTAAGAVPAPRDASGDAKEFLSVRDLSVHFDTDDGLVKSVDGVSFDLKAGQTLGIVGESGSGKSVTSLGIMGLHTSERARINGEIWLDGEELIGAGPERVRQLRGQKMAMIFQDPLSALHPYYSVGAQIVEAHRVHHKVDRKTAKKRAVEMLDRVGIPEPHRRYDDYPHQFSGGMRQRAMIAMALVNNPKLLIADEPTTALDVTVQAQILDLIRDLQKEFGSAVVMITHDLGVVAEIADSLLVMYAGRCIERGSAEKVFYEPQHPYTWGLLGSMPRIDREQTERLVPVKGSPPSLINVPSGCAFHPRCPYADVPADNITRTERPELRLVSDGHFSACHMSREQRERIWTEEIAPKL, from the coding sequence ATGAGCGACGTGAACAAGAACGGCTCCCCGGCGCCGGACACCGCCGCGGGCGCGGTCCCCGCCCCCCGGGACGCGTCCGGGGACGCGAAGGAGTTCCTCTCCGTACGCGACCTCAGCGTCCACTTCGACACCGACGACGGCCTGGTCAAGTCCGTCGACGGCGTCAGCTTCGACCTGAAGGCCGGCCAGACCCTCGGTATCGTCGGCGAGTCCGGCTCCGGCAAGTCGGTGACCTCGCTGGGCATCATGGGCCTGCACACCTCCGAGCGGGCCCGGATCAACGGTGAGATCTGGCTCGACGGCGAGGAGCTCATCGGAGCCGGCCCCGAGCGCGTACGGCAGCTGCGCGGCCAGAAGATGGCCATGATCTTCCAGGACCCCCTGTCCGCCCTGCACCCGTACTACAGCGTCGGCGCGCAGATCGTGGAAGCCCACCGGGTCCACCACAAGGTCGACAGGAAGACCGCGAAGAAGCGCGCCGTCGAGATGCTCGACCGGGTCGGCATTCCCGAGCCGCACCGCCGTTACGACGACTACCCGCACCAGTTCTCCGGCGGCATGCGCCAGCGCGCCATGATCGCGATGGCGCTGGTCAACAACCCGAAGCTGCTGATCGCCGACGAGCCGACGACCGCCCTCGACGTCACCGTCCAGGCGCAGATCCTCGACCTCATCCGCGACCTCCAGAAGGAGTTCGGCTCCGCGGTCGTCATGATCACGCACGACCTCGGGGTCGTCGCGGAGATCGCCGACAGCCTGCTGGTGATGTACGCCGGCCGCTGCATCGAACGCGGCAGCGCCGAGAAGGTCTTCTACGAGCCCCAGCACCCCTACACCTGGGGACTGCTCGGCTCGATGCCGCGCATCGACCGGGAGCAGACCGAGCGCCTCGTCCCGGTCAAGGGCTCGCCGCCCAGCCTCATCAACGTCCCGTCCGGCTGCGCCTTCCACCCGCGCTGCCCGTACGCCGACGTCCCCGCGGACAACATCACCCGCACCGAGCGTCCGGAACTGCGGCTCGTCAGCGACGGCCACTTCTCCGCGTGCCACATGTCGCGCGAGCAGCGGGAACGGATCTGGACCGAAGAGATTGCGCCGAAGCTGTGA
- the gcvH gene encoding glycine cleavage system protein GcvH, whose translation MSNPQQLRYSKEHEWLSAAEDGVATVGITEYAANALGDVVYAQLPAVGDTVTAGETCGELESTKSVSDLYSPVTGEVTAANQDVVDDPSLVNSAPFEGGWLFKVRVTEEPDDLLSADGYTEFSGN comes from the coding sequence ATGAGCAACCCCCAGCAGCTGCGGTACAGCAAGGAGCACGAGTGGCTGTCGGCCGCCGAGGACGGCGTGGCCACCGTCGGTATCACCGAGTACGCGGCCAACGCGCTCGGTGACGTCGTCTACGCCCAGCTCCCGGCGGTCGGTGACACGGTGACCGCGGGTGAGACCTGCGGTGAGCTGGAGTCGACCAAGTCGGTCAGCGACCTGTACTCCCCGGTGACCGGCGAGGTGACCGCGGCCAACCAGGACGTCGTGGACGACCCGTCGCTGGTGAACTCCGCCCCCTTCGAGGGCGGCTGGCTGTTCAAGGTGCGCGTCACGGAGGAGCCGGACGACCTGCTCTCCGCCGACGGGTACACCGAGTTCTCCGGCAACTAA
- a CDS encoding enhanced serine sensitivity protein SseB encodes MDIPVQAHPQQGWPANELEEVLAASVGVPDAGGRLVEVLGRSPVWVPLPNGGGPDSPDLDLPTVELDGAAYVPVFSSEAQFLACTAPGLPFAVAPAREFARGLPPQLGIAVNPGGAVGLPLPPAAVADLCRTGRTALDGPAGGGRVRLYEPDWKEDPVDFLSVVAAEFHATGVVSTARRTLASIEGGEPVLFVGVESAARDGAGQSVPMEALGRALGRVQVPWPVNLVLLDVAQDPVGDWMLGKVRPFYRREEY; translated from the coding sequence GTGGACATTCCGGTGCAGGCGCATCCGCAGCAGGGCTGGCCGGCCAACGAGCTCGAAGAGGTACTGGCCGCGTCGGTGGGCGTACCCGACGCGGGCGGCCGGCTCGTCGAGGTGCTCGGCCGCAGCCCGGTCTGGGTCCCCCTGCCGAACGGCGGCGGACCCGACAGCCCCGACCTGGACCTGCCGACGGTCGAGCTCGACGGTGCCGCGTACGTCCCCGTGTTCAGCTCCGAGGCCCAGTTCCTGGCCTGCACGGCCCCCGGCCTGCCCTTCGCCGTCGCCCCCGCCCGGGAGTTCGCCCGGGGCCTGCCCCCGCAGCTCGGCATCGCGGTCAACCCGGGCGGCGCGGTCGGCCTCCCGCTGCCGCCGGCCGCCGTCGCCGACCTCTGCCGCACCGGGCGCACCGCGCTGGACGGGCCCGCCGGCGGCGGCCGGGTGCGGCTGTACGAACCGGACTGGAAGGAGGACCCCGTCGACTTCCTCTCGGTGGTGGCCGCCGAGTTCCACGCCACCGGGGTCGTCTCCACCGCCCGCCGGACCCTGGCCAGTATCGAGGGCGGCGAGCCCGTCCTCTTCGTGGGCGTCGAGTCCGCCGCCCGGGACGGCGCGGGCCAGAGCGTCCCGATGGAGGCCCTGGGCCGGGCCCTGGGCCGGGTCCAGGTGCCCTGGCCGGTCAACCTCGTGCTGCTCGACGTGGCCCAGGACCCCGTCGGCGACTGGATGCTGGGGAAGGTGCGGCCGTTCTACCGGCGCGAGGAGTACTGA
- a CDS encoding ABC transporter permease, whose protein sequence is MTAPIETTGADARPEAVLEGAGRKEIEGRSLGRIAWTRFKRDKGAMAGGVVVVLLILTAVLSKPIQALLGLDPNAFNQDLVDPVMLAPKGDFGGISWDHPFGVEPQTGRDIFARILEGSWVSLVVAVGSTLLSVVIGVVMGVVAGFYGGWVDSFISRMMDTFLAFPLLLFAISISASLQGEAFGMEGLTLRIAVLIFVIGFFSWPYIGRIVRAQTLSLREREFVEAARSLGARGPFILFRELLPNLIAPILVYATLLIPTNILFEASLSFLGVGIAPPQASWGGMLTQAVDLYEVDPMFMVIPGMAIFVTVLAFNLLGDGLRDALDPRGK, encoded by the coding sequence ATGACGGCACCTATCGAGACCACCGGGGCAGATGCGCGGCCCGAAGCGGTGCTGGAGGGCGCCGGGCGCAAGGAGATCGAGGGCCGCTCCCTGGGCCGCATCGCCTGGACCCGGTTCAAGCGGGACAAGGGCGCGATGGCGGGCGGCGTCGTGGTCGTGCTGCTGATCCTCACGGCGGTGCTCTCCAAGCCCATCCAGGCGCTGCTCGGACTCGACCCCAACGCCTTCAACCAGGACCTGGTCGACCCCGTCATGCTGGCGCCCAAGGGCGACTTCGGCGGCATCAGCTGGGACCACCCCTTCGGCGTGGAGCCCCAGACCGGCCGTGACATCTTCGCCCGCATCCTGGAAGGCTCCTGGGTCTCCCTGGTCGTGGCCGTCGGCTCCACGCTGCTCTCCGTCGTCATCGGCGTGGTCATGGGTGTCGTGGCCGGGTTCTACGGCGGCTGGGTGGACAGCTTCATCAGCCGGATGATGGACACCTTCCTGGCCTTCCCGCTCCTGCTTTTCGCGATCTCCATCTCCGCCTCCCTCCAGGGCGAGGCCTTCGGGATGGAGGGGCTCACGCTGCGCATCGCGGTCCTCATCTTCGTCATCGGCTTCTTCAGCTGGCCCTACATCGGACGCATCGTCCGCGCGCAGACCCTGTCGCTGCGTGAGAGGGAGTTCGTCGAGGCGGCCCGTTCCCTGGGCGCCCGCGGGCCGTTCATCCTCTTCCGGGAGCTGCTGCCGAACCTGATCGCGCCGATCCTGGTCTACGCGACGCTCCTGATCCCCACGAACATCCTCTTCGAGGCGTCCCTGTCCTTCCTCGGTGTCGGTATCGCGCCGCCGCAGGCCTCGTGGGGCGGCATGCTCACGCAGGCGGTCGACCTCTACGAGGTGGACCCGATGTTCATGGTCATCCCCGGCATGGCGATCTTCGTCACCGTGCTGGCCTTCAATCTGCTGGGGGACGGGCTGCGCGACGCACTCGACCCTCGTGGCAAGTAA
- a CDS encoding ABC transporter substrate-binding protein — protein sequence MRNRKTAAAIAVAVAVSLGASACSGGDSDKNSSGGGNGAAADAALKTIVNKTDKKGGTLSLEHSSGPDSLDPGNTYYGWVQNFSRLYGRTLVTFKPAAGKESLELVPDLATDLGKGSADAKTWTYTLRKGVKFEDGTEVTSKDVKYAIERSNFAPEALSNGPTYFKAYLEGGDKYKGPYKDKSPEGLKSIETPDDHTIVFHLNKPFADMDYLATFSQTAPVPAKADKGASYVQNIVSSGPYKFEAYDESKGATLVRNPEWDAASDPIRKALPDKIDLKFNVNATTVDDHLLDDVITVDAGGTGLQAKTQPKVLAKADEKAKTDNPYAGALQYLALNVNVKPFDNAECRKAVQYIVDKRSMVDSIGGSVKGDPATTVIPPSVAGYKKFDLYPTEGNKGDAAKAKEHLTKCGHPDGFKTTLTARSDRPDEITAATQLQNSLKTIGITADIKQFPADKYFTDFAGVPAWVHKNNAGMMMMAWGADWPTGFGFLDQIVNGSAIKPSGGTNLMELDDKGINELIVKGIGTVDTAARNATWGEVDQKVMENASVVPLFYRKNLLYRPDSAANVTVTDAYLGMYDYVLMTSTK from the coding sequence ATGCGAAACAGAAAGACAGCCGCAGCGATAGCCGTGGCCGTGGCGGTGTCGCTCGGCGCCTCCGCCTGCAGCGGCGGCGACTCGGACAAGAACAGCTCGGGCGGCGGTAACGGCGCCGCGGCCGACGCGGCTCTGAAGACCATCGTCAACAAGACGGACAAGAAGGGCGGGACGCTCTCCCTGGAGCACTCCAGCGGTCCCGACTCCCTGGACCCGGGCAACACCTACTACGGCTGGGTGCAGAACTTCTCCCGCCTGTACGGCCGCACCCTGGTGACCTTCAAGCCGGCCGCCGGCAAGGAGAGCCTGGAGCTGGTCCCCGACCTCGCCACCGACCTGGGCAAGGGCAGCGCCGACGCCAAGACCTGGACGTACACGCTCCGCAAGGGCGTGAAGTTCGAGGACGGCACCGAGGTCACCTCGAAGGACGTCAAGTACGCCATCGAGCGCTCCAACTTCGCGCCGGAGGCCCTGTCCAACGGCCCGACGTACTTCAAGGCGTACCTCGAGGGCGGCGACAAGTACAAGGGCCCCTACAAGGACAAGTCGCCCGAGGGCCTGAAGTCCATCGAGACGCCGGACGACCACACGATCGTCTTCCACCTCAACAAGCCGTTCGCGGACATGGACTACCTCGCGACCTTCTCGCAGACCGCACCGGTCCCGGCGAAGGCCGACAAGGGCGCCTCCTACGTCCAGAACATCGTCTCCTCGGGCCCGTACAAGTTCGAGGCGTACGACGAGAGCAAGGGCGCGACCCTGGTCCGCAACCCGGAGTGGGACGCGGCCTCGGACCCGATCCGCAAGGCGCTCCCGGACAAGATCGACCTCAAGTTCAACGTCAACGCCACCACGGTCGACGACCACCTGCTCGACGACGTCATCACCGTCGACGCCGGCGGCACGGGCCTCCAGGCCAAGACCCAGCCGAAGGTCCTGGCCAAGGCCGACGAGAAGGCGAAGACGGACAACCCGTACGCCGGTGCCCTGCAGTACCTCGCGCTGAACGTCAACGTGAAGCCGTTCGACAACGCCGAGTGCCGCAAGGCCGTCCAGTACATCGTCGACAAGCGCAGCATGGTCGACTCCATCGGCGGTTCGGTCAAGGGCGACCCGGCCACCACCGTCATCCCGCCGAGCGTCGCCGGGTACAAGAAGTTCGACCTGTACCCGACCGAGGGCAACAAGGGTGACGCCGCCAAGGCCAAGGAGCACCTGACCAAGTGCGGTCACCCGGACGGCTTCAAGACCACGCTGACGGCCCGTTCGGACCGTCCTGACGAGATCACCGCGGCCACCCAGCTGCAGAACAGCCTGAAGACCATCGGCATCACCGCCGACATCAAGCAGTTCCCGGCGGACAAGTACTTCACCGACTTCGCGGGTGTCCCGGCCTGGGTCCACAAGAACAACGCGGGCATGATGATGATGGCGTGGGGCGCCGACTGGCCGACCGGCTTCGGCTTCCTCGACCAGATCGTGAACGGCTCGGCCATCAAGCCCTCCGGCGGCACCAACCTGATGGAGCTCGACGACAAGGGCATCAACGAGCTGATCGTCAAGGGCATCGGCACCGTCGACACCGCGGCGCGCAACGCCACGTGGGGCGAGGTCGACCAGAAGGTCATGGAGAACGCCTCGGTCGTGCCGCTCTTCTACCGCAAGAACCTGCTCTACCGCCCGGACTCCGCGGCGAACGTCACGGTCACGGACGCGTACCTCGGCATGTACGACTACGTGCTGATGACCTCCACCAAGTAA
- the glyA gene encoding serine hydroxymethyltransferase — MSLLNSSLHELDPDVAAAVDAELHRQQSTLEMIASENFAPAAVMEAQGSVLTNKYAEGYPGRRYYGGCEHVDVVEQIAIDRIKALFGAEAANVQPHSGAQANAAAMFALLKPGDTIMGLNLAHGGHLTHGMKINFSGKLYNVVPYHVDDTGVVDMAEVERLAKESKPQLIVAGWSAYPRQLDFAAFRRIADEVGAYLMVDMAHFAGLVAAGLHPNPVPHAHVVTTTTHKTLGGPRGGVILSTQELAKKINSAVFPGQQGGPLEHVIAAKAVSFKVAATEEFKERQQRTLDGARILAERLVQPDVTEAGVSVLSGGTDVHLVLVDLRDSELDGQQAEDRLHEIGITVNRNAVPNDPRPPMVTSGLRIGTPALATRGFGAEEFTEVAEIIAAALKPSYDAGALKARVTALAEKFPLYPGLK, encoded by the coding sequence ATGTCGCTTCTCAACTCCTCCCTCCACGAGCTGGACCCGGACGTCGCCGCCGCCGTCGACGCCGAGCTCCACCGCCAGCAGTCCACCCTCGAGATGATCGCGTCGGAGAACTTCGCTCCGGCCGCCGTCATGGAGGCCCAGGGCTCCGTCCTCACCAACAAGTACGCCGAGGGCTACCCGGGCCGCCGCTACTACGGCGGCTGCGAGCACGTCGACGTGGTCGAGCAGATCGCGATCGACCGCATCAAGGCGCTCTTCGGCGCCGAGGCCGCGAACGTCCAGCCGCACTCCGGTGCGCAGGCGAACGCCGCCGCGATGTTCGCGCTGCTGAAGCCGGGCGACACGATCATGGGCCTCAACCTCGCCCACGGCGGTCACCTGACCCACGGCATGAAGATCAACTTCTCCGGCAAGCTGTACAACGTGGTCCCGTACCACGTCGACGACACCGGCGTCGTGGACATGGCCGAGGTCGAGCGCCTGGCCAAGGAGTCGAAGCCGCAGCTGATCGTGGCCGGCTGGTCGGCCTACCCGCGTCAGCTGGACTTCGCCGCCTTCCGCCGTATCGCGGACGAGGTCGGCGCGTACCTGATGGTGGACATGGCGCACTTCGCCGGCCTGGTGGCCGCGGGCCTGCACCCCAACCCGGTGCCGCACGCCCACGTCGTCACCACGACCACGCACAAGACCCTGGGCGGTCCGCGCGGTGGTGTCATCCTGTCGACGCAGGAGCTCGCCAAGAAGATCAACTCCGCGGTCTTCCCCGGTCAGCAGGGCGGCCCGCTGGAGCACGTGATCGCGGCCAAGGCGGTCTCGTTCAAGGTCGCGGCGACCGAGGAGTTCAAGGAGCGCCAGCAGCGCACCCTGGACGGCGCCCGCATCCTCGCCGAGCGCCTGGTGCAGCCGGACGTCACCGAGGCGGGTGTCTCCGTGCTGTCCGGCGGCACGGACGTGCACCTGGTCCTGGTCGACCTGCGCGACTCGGAGCTGGACGGCCAGCAGGCCGAGGACCGGCTCCACGAGATCGGCATCACGGTCAACCGCAACGCCGTCCCGAACGACCCGCGCCCGCCGATGGTCACCTCGGGCCTGCGCATCGGTACGCCGGCGCTGGCCACCCGCGGCTTCGGCGCGGAGGAGTTCACCGAGGTCGCGGAGATCATCGCCGCCGCCCTCAAGCCGTCCTACGACGCCGGGGCCCTGAAGGCCCGGGTGACGGCGCTGGCCGAGAAGTTCCCGCTGTACCCCGGCCTGAAGTAG
- a CDS encoding ABC transporter permease produces the protein MAAYIIRRVFAAVLLLLVVSAVTFAIFFLVPRLGGQTTDSMAAQYVGKSPDPDVIAAVKKNLGLDQPLYIQYWDFIKGIVVGADYQFGPEPVTCNAPCFGYSFKTHSEIWPQITDRIPVTLSLAVGAAVLWVLSGVAAGVVSALKRGSVFDRLAMGVSLAGVSLPMFFTGLVVLAVFGNGDYVPFTENPAEWASALVLPWCTLALLYSALYARLTRAGMLETMGEDYIRTARAKGLKERKVVVRHGLRAALTPLVTIFGMDFALLLGGAVITERVFSFQGMGAMAIEGVIKADLPKVMGVTLVAAFFIVICNLLVDLVYAAIDPRVRLS, from the coding sequence GTGGCTGCGTACATCATCCGACGCGTATTCGCCGCGGTGTTGCTGCTGCTGGTGGTCAGCGCAGTCACGTTCGCGATCTTCTTCCTGGTCCCCCGTCTCGGCGGGCAGACCACCGACTCGATGGCCGCCCAGTACGTCGGCAAGAGTCCCGACCCCGACGTCATCGCCGCGGTCAAGAAGAACCTGGGGCTCGACCAGCCCCTCTACATCCAGTACTGGGACTTCATCAAGGGCATCGTCGTCGGCGCCGACTACCAGTTCGGCCCCGAACCCGTCACCTGCAACGCCCCGTGCTTCGGCTACTCCTTCAAGACCCACAGCGAGATCTGGCCGCAGATCACCGACCGCATCCCGGTCACCCTCTCGCTGGCCGTCGGCGCGGCGGTCCTCTGGGTCCTGTCCGGTGTCGCCGCCGGTGTGGTCTCCGCCCTCAAGCGCGGATCGGTCTTCGACCGGCTCGCCATGGGCGTCTCCCTCGCCGGTGTCTCGCTCCCGATGTTCTTCACCGGCCTCGTCGTGCTGGCGGTCTTCGGCAACGGTGACTACGTCCCGTTCACCGAGAACCCCGCCGAATGGGCCTCGGCCCTGGTGCTCCCCTGGTGCACGCTCGCCCTGCTCTACTCCGCGCTCTACGCCCGGCTCACCCGGGCCGGGATGCTGGAGACGATGGGTGAGGACTACATCAGGACGGCCCGCGCCAAGGGCCTCAAGGAACGCAAGGTGGTCGTCCGGCACGGCCTGCGTGCCGCCCTCACCCCGCTCGTCACCATCTTCGGCATGGACTTCGCGCTGCTGCTCGGCGGCGCGGTCATCACCGAGCGGGTCTTCTCCTTCCAGGGCATGGGCGCCATGGCCATCGAAGGGGTGATCAAGGCCGACCTGCCCAAGGTGATGGGCGTGACCCTGGTCGCCGCCTTCTTCATCGTCATCTGCAACTTGCTGGTGGACCTCGTGTACGCCGCGATCGACCCCCGGGTGAGGCTCTCATGA
- a CDS encoding enhanced serine sensitivity protein SseB C-terminal domain-containing protein — MLRQVTPGRLDAYEALLRALAGGQVWMLLWHGTAGSPDAQYGNMQVEGLGYAPCVTSAQELSASGWSRAHELITGRDIARVLFPDRWGIWLNPHAPGGGVGIPWLDLRRIATGLERMPAGPLRVSEPAVEIPQFYALLSQNAHRTPAIRSLRRAWVQPALGVPYLAIGLDLYDTGRPSVDAARAMMRQSVGAVPDGLPVSTVSMSDEYDPVAMWLRANARPFYDREAHAAPAGPPPASAPGYGYPPVPRAY; from the coding sequence ATGCTGCGTCAAGTGACCCCCGGGCGGCTCGACGCGTACGAGGCGCTGCTGCGGGCCTTGGCCGGCGGCCAGGTGTGGATGCTGCTCTGGCACGGCACGGCGGGCTCGCCGGACGCCCAGTACGGCAACATGCAGGTCGAAGGCCTCGGCTACGCCCCCTGTGTGACCTCCGCCCAGGAACTCTCGGCCAGCGGCTGGAGCAGGGCGCACGAGCTGATCACCGGCCGGGACATCGCCCGCGTGCTCTTCCCGGACCGCTGGGGCATCTGGCTCAACCCGCACGCCCCCGGCGGCGGGGTCGGCATCCCCTGGCTGGACCTGCGCCGGATCGCCACCGGCCTCGAACGGATGCCCGCGGGCCCGCTGCGGGTCTCCGAACCGGCCGTCGAGATCCCGCAGTTCTACGCCCTGCTGTCGCAGAACGCTCACCGCACCCCCGCGATCCGCTCGCTGCGCCGCGCCTGGGTGCAGCCCGCGCTCGGCGTCCCGTACCTCGCGATCGGCCTCGACCTCTACGACACGGGCCGCCCGTCCGTGGACGCGGCCCGCGCGATGATGCGGCAGTCCGTGGGCGCCGTCCCCGACGGGCTGCCCGTCTCCACGGTCTCCATGTCCGACGAGTACGACCCGGTCGCGATGTGGCTGCGTGCGAACGCCCGGCCCTTCTACGACCGCGAGGCCCACGCGGCCCCCGCGGGCCCGCCGCCCGCCTCCGCACCCGGCTACGGCTACCCGCCGGTGCCGCGCGCGTACTGA
- a CDS encoding AAA family ATPase produces MTLRPHATATGAAHDAMPAQPGAPARESLDGAPARAVRDLRGGGPGPSELVFAPGDVVVVSGLPGSGKSTLITRAVQGRAVDSQDTRDRWAARMPRLLPYALYRPLVRAAHYLGLRRSLRSGGSVVVHDCGTQSWVRRWLARDAVRRGRALHLVLLDVTPAVAREGQRERGRGVSGYAFARHRRAVGRLLRDAEGGLLLPGCASAVLLDREAAGRIERITFTGG; encoded by the coding sequence ATGACGTTGCGGCCACACGCGACGGCCACAGGGGCCGCACACGACGCGATGCCCGCGCAGCCGGGCGCGCCCGCCCGCGAGAGCCTGGACGGGGCGCCCGCCCGGGCGGTGCGCGACCTGCGGGGCGGCGGCCCCGGGCCTTCGGAGCTGGTCTTCGCGCCCGGTGACGTGGTGGTGGTCTCGGGGCTGCCGGGCAGCGGGAAGTCGACCCTGATCACGCGCGCGGTCCAGGGACGCGCCGTCGACTCCCAGGACACCCGGGACCGCTGGGCGGCCCGGATGCCCCGCTTACTCCCGTACGCCCTCTACCGCCCCCTCGTGCGGGCGGCGCACTACCTCGGGCTGCGGCGGTCGCTGCGCTCGGGGGGCTCCGTGGTGGTGCACGACTGCGGTACGCAGTCCTGGGTGCGCCGCTGGCTGGCACGGGACGCCGTCCGCCGGGGCCGGGCCCTGCACCTCGTGCTGCTCGACGTCACCCCCGCGGTGGCCAGGGAGGGCCAGCGCGAGCGCGGGCGCGGCGTCTCCGGATACGCCTTCGCCCGGCACCGGCGCGCCGTCGGCCGGCTGCTGCGGGACGCCGAAGGCGGACTGCTGCTGCCGGGCTGCGCCTCGGCCGTGCTGCTCGACCGCGAGGCGGCGGGGAGGATCGAGCGGATCACCTTCACCGGGGGGTAG
- the gcvT gene encoding glycine cleavage system aminomethyltransferase GcvT, with amino-acid sequence MSTDPRPAALPEGAAHQSPLHALHRSLGATMTDFAGWDMPLRYASERDEHNAVRTRAGLFDLSHMGEITVTGPQAAAFLNHALVGNIATVAVGRARYTMIVAEDGGILDDLIVYRLGETEYMVVANAGNAPLVLDTLTGRSAGFDAEVRDDRDAYALLAVQGPASPAVLKAVTDADLDSLKYYAGLPGTVAGVPALIARTGYTGEDGFELFVAPAHAERLWQALTEAGAPHGLVPCGLSCRDTLRLEAGMPLYGHELTAALTPFDAGLGRVVKFEKEGDFTGREALRAAAARAESAPPRKLVGLVAEGRRVPRAGFPVVAEDGRVIGEVTSGAPSPTLGRPIAMAYVDTAYAAPGTAGVAVDIRGTHEPYEVVALPFYKREK; translated from the coding sequence ATGAGCACCGACCCCCGCCCCGCCGCCCTCCCCGAAGGCGCCGCGCACCAGAGCCCTCTCCACGCGCTGCACCGTTCGCTGGGCGCGACCATGACCGACTTCGCCGGCTGGGACATGCCCCTGCGGTACGCCAGCGAGCGCGACGAGCACAACGCCGTACGCACCCGGGCCGGCCTCTTCGACCTCTCCCACATGGGTGAGATCACCGTCACCGGGCCGCAGGCCGCGGCCTTCCTGAACCACGCGCTGGTGGGCAACATCGCCACGGTCGCCGTCGGCCGGGCCCGCTACACGATGATCGTCGCGGAGGACGGCGGCATCCTGGACGACCTGATCGTCTACCGCCTGGGTGAGACCGAGTACATGGTCGTCGCCAACGCGGGCAACGCCCCGCTGGTCCTGGACACCCTCACCGGGCGCTCGGCCGGCTTCGACGCCGAGGTGCGTGACGACCGGGACGCCTACGCGCTGCTCGCCGTCCAGGGCCCCGCCTCCCCCGCCGTGCTGAAGGCCGTCACCGACGCCGATCTGGACAGCCTGAAGTACTACGCCGGCCTGCCGGGCACGGTCGCGGGGGTCCCCGCGCTCATCGCCCGTACCGGCTACACCGGCGAGGACGGCTTCGAGCTGTTCGTCGCCCCCGCGCACGCCGAGCGGCTGTGGCAGGCCCTCACCGAGGCGGGCGCCCCGCACGGCCTGGTCCCGTGCGGCCTCTCCTGCCGGGACACGCTGCGCCTGGAGGCGGGCATGCCGCTGTACGGCCATGAGCTGACCGCCGCCCTGACCCCGTTCGACGCCGGTCTCGGCCGGGTGGTGAAGTTCGAGAAGGAGGGCGACTTCACCGGCCGCGAGGCGCTGCGCGCGGCTGCCGCGCGTGCCGAGTCGGCCCCGCCCCGCAAGCTGGTCGGCCTGGTCGCCGAGGGCCGCCGGGTGCCGCGGGCCGGTTTCCCGGTCGTGGCCGAGGACGGCCGGGTGATCGGCGAGGTCACCTCGGGCGCCCCCTCCCCCACCCTGGGCAGGCCGATCGCCATGGCGTACGTCGACACCGCCTACGCGGCGCCCGGTACGGCCGGGGTCGCCGTGGACATCCGGGGCACGCACGAGCCCTACGAGGTCGTCGCGCTGCCTTTCTACAAGCGCGAGAAGTAA